In Deinococcus proteolyticus MRP, a single genomic region encodes these proteins:
- the rplJ gene encoding 50S ribosomal protein L10, translated as MANERNQKSLSDLQQSLAGVESFYLVDYQGLSAGQLSKLRQDIRDKGGQLIVAKNTLIHLALQSNDQDFSDILAGPSALVLASEDPAGVAKALSDIAKTNEAGIPTFKGGFVEGNRVDTKVITKLATLGSKQSLQAEMVGVLSTHLATFIGTLEAYQSKLQAEGGSAPAPAAE; from the coding sequence ATGGCCAATGAGCGCAATCAAAAAAGCCTGAGTGACCTGCAACAGAGCCTCGCTGGCGTGGAATCGTTCTACCTGGTGGACTACCAGGGTCTGAGCGCTGGACAGCTGTCCAAACTGCGTCAGGATATTCGTGATAAGGGCGGCCAGCTGATCGTGGCCAAGAACACCCTGATTCACCTGGCCCTGCAAAGCAATGATCAGGACTTCTCCGATATTCTTGCCGGACCCAGCGCCCTGGTGCTGGCCAGCGAAGACCCCGCTGGCGTAGCCAAGGCCCTGAGCGATATTGCCAAGACCAACGAAGCTGGTATCCCTACTTTCAAGGGCGGCTTCGTCGAAGGCAACCGCGTAGATACCAAGGTCATCACCAAGCTGGCGACCCTGGGCAGCAAGCAGAGCCTGCAAGCCGAAATGGTCGGCGTTCTGTCCACCCACCTGGCGACCTTTATCGGCACGCTGGAAGCCTACCAGAGCAAGCTGCAGGCCGAAGGGGGCAGTGCTCCTGCCCCCGCTGCTGAATAA
- the rplL gene encoding 50S ribosomal protein L7/L12 has protein sequence MAYDKQALIDQLSQLTIMELADLIDGLKETWGVEAVVAAAGAAGGAAAPAAEEKDEFDVILVDAGSSKINVIKEIRGITGLGLKEAKDMAEKGGAIKEGASKDEANKIKEQLEAAGAKVELK, from the coding sequence ATGGCATACGACAAACAAGCTCTGATTGACCAACTCAGCCAACTGACCATCATGGAACTCGCCGACCTGATCGACGGCCTGAAAGAAACCTGGGGCGTTGAAGCTGTTGTGGCTGCTGCTGGTGCCGCCGGCGGCGCTGCTGCTCCCGCTGCCGAAGAGAAGGACGAATTCGACGTAATCCTGGTGGACGCTGGCTCCAGCAAGATCAACGTGATTAAGGAAATCCGTGGCATCACCGGCCTGGGCCTGAAAGAAGCCAAGGATATGGCTGAAAAGGGCGGCGCCATCAAGGAAGGCGCTTCCAAGGACGAAGCCAACAAGATCAAAGAGCAGCTCGAAGCTGCTGGTGCTAAGGTCGAACTGAAGTAA